From Triticum aestivum cultivar Chinese Spring chromosome 4A, IWGSC CS RefSeq v2.1, whole genome shotgun sequence, a single genomic window includes:
- the LOC123084792 gene encoding pentatricopeptide repeat-containing protein At5g15300, whose protein sequence is MLRKSGTQRRQPALWRRCRSLRQIKQVHTLLVLRGFLSDPSALRELLFASAVAVRGAIAHAYHVFEQIPHPDLFMYNTLIRGAAHTSAPRDAVSLYARMARLSSCGGVRPDKITFPFVLRACTAMGAGGTGAQVHGHVVKAGLESDAFIKNALIGMHASCGELGVADALFDCRAREDAVAWSAMISGCARRGDIGAARDLFDECPVKDLVSWNVMITAYAKRGEMAPARELFDRAPERDVVCWNAMISGYVRCGSHKHAMDLFEQMQRTGKKPDVITMLSLLSACADSGDLDVGRRLHSSLSEKFSGTGFTVILGNALIHMYAKCGSMKSALEVFWVMRDKDVSTWNSIIGGLALHGHALESVDVFKKMLKEKVRPDEITFVAVLIACSHGGMVDKGREYFNLMQQQYRIEPNVKHYGCMVDMLGRAGLLKEAFEFIDTMKVEPNSVIWRTLLGACRVHGEIELAEHANRQLLKARSDDSGDYVLLSNIYASAGEWLESEKMRKLMDDSGVNKEAGRTVVDGSTKDSVQSFRGSKSHPGLKGFIG, encoded by the coding sequence ATGCTGCGGAAGTCCGGCACCCAGCGCCGGCAGCCGGCGCTGTGGCGGCGGTGCCGTAGCCTCCGCCAAATCAAGCAGGTCCACACACTCCTGGTCCTCCGGGGCTTCCTCTCGGACCCCTCCGCGCTCCGCGAGCTCCTCTTCGCGTCCGCCGTCGCCGTGCGCGGCGCCATCGCCCACGCCTACCACGTGTTCGAGCAAATCCCGCACCCGGACCTCTTCATGTACAACACCCTCATCCGCGGCGCCGCGCACACCTCCGCGCCCCGGGACGCCGTCTCCCTTTACGCGCGCATGGCGCGGCTCAGCAGCTGCGGCGGCGTGAGGCCCGACAAGATCACCTTCCCGTTCGTGCTCCGGGCGTGCACCGCCATGGGCGCGGGTGGCACCGGGGCGCAGGTGCACGGCCACGTCGTGAAGGCTGGACTGGAGTCCGACGCGTTCATCAAGAACGCGCTCATCGGCATGCACGCGAGCTGCGGAGAGCTGGGTGTTGCAGATGCTCTGTTTGACTGCAGGGCGCGTGAGGACGCCGTGGCATGGTCGGCGATGATCAGCGGCTGTGCAAGGAGAGGGGATATTGGTGCTGCCCGGGATCTGTTCGACGAGTGTCCTGTGAAGGACCTTGTGTCCTGGAACGTGATGATCACCGCATATGCCAAGCGGGGGGAGATGGCCCCAGCAAGAGAGCTGTTCGACCGGGCACCTGAGCGTGATGTTGTGTGCTGGAACGCCATGATTTCTGGGTATGTGAGATGTGGCTCGCACAAGCATGCCATGGACCTGTTTGAGCAGATGCAGCGCACGGGCAAAAAGCCAGATGTTATCACAATGCTGAGCTTACTGTCAGCCTGTGCCGACTCCGGTGATTTAGATGTCGGCCGAAGGTTGCATTCCTCTCTTTCAGAGAAGTTCTCAGGAACTGGTTTTACTGTCATCCTCGGCAATGCGCTGATTCACATGTACGCGAAATGCGGGAGCATGAAGAGTGCACTGGAGGTGTTTTGGGTGATGCGAGATAAGGATGTCTCAACTTGGAACTCAATCATAGGAGGTTTGGCATTGCATGGTCATGCCCTGGAGTCTGTTGACGTGTTCAAGAAAATGCTGAAAGAGAAAGTCCGGCCTGATGAGATCACCTTCGTCGCTGTCCTTATCGCATGCAGCCACGGCGGTATGGTTGACAAGGGACGTGAGTACTTCAATTTGATGCAACAGCAGTACAGGATTGAGCCCAATGTCAAGCACTACGGTTGCATGGTTGACATGCTGGGTCGCGCGGGGCTTCTGAAGGAAGCATTTGAGTTCATTGACACCATGAAGGTGGAGCCTAATTCTGTCATCTGGAGGACGCTTCTTGGGGCTTGTAGGGTCCATGGTGAGATTGAACTGGCTGAGCACGCTAACAGACAGCTGCTAAAGGCGAGGAGCGATGACAGTGGGGATTATGTGCTCCTCTCGAACATCTATGCTTCAGCTGGAGAATGGTTGGAGTCGGAGAAGATGAGAAAGTTGATGGATGACAGTGGTGTCAACAAGGAGGCAGGTCGCACGGTTGTAGATGGCAGCACAAAGGATTCAGTGCAGTCTTTCAGAGGGTCGAAATCACATCCTGGACTGAAAGGATTTATTGGTTGA